TCTTATCTCAACCGCATCTTCCAGATTGTAAAGTGAGCACCCTCAAGCCCCAGCACGCCATTTTTCTTCACACAGCGGCGGTTCACAACACAAGTTATCTCAAGccactacagtaatccctcgtttatcgcggataattggtttcaAGACCACTCGCGATATGTGAAAATCAGTGAAGTCGcgtcccccttttttttgtttatgtatgaataagtgtatattaaaccatataagtgcatatgttatcattagaacattaaataattgaaTTGTTAAAAGTCTGCGATGTACTGAAACCGCGATGtcgcgagggattactgtacagcAGTTCAAGAGCTGTTGTTTCTGCGCAGCTTTCTGTTCCCAGACTTGCCAGAAGATGGCGGTATAATTCGAGAGCCAACCGACCTCGGGGAGAAGGAATCGGACTGTGAAGTCTCCAAGCAGGATTTGAACGTGAATCTGGAGCGGTCGCTCCGTAACCACGTGGTGAGCAGCTTGGCTCTGCTGCTCCCTGTGCTGTTGCCCCGCCTCTACCCGCCGCTCTTCACCCTCTACGCTCTGGACAAGGAGCGAGAGGACGATGTCTACTGGGAGTGCGTCCTCCGCCTCAACAAGCAGCCCGACCTGGCTCTGCTCGCCTTTCTGGGTGTCCAGCAGTACGGCTCACGCTACAAGTGAACTGCAGCAACTCAGATGCACGTTTAAATCGTTGCTTTATTGTCTTTCAGGAAGTTCTGGCCCATTTCAGTCTCCATGCCAGCACCTGCGGAAAACCTCCAGGTAGTTTGgcttgtgtgtatttgtttcCTAGCACACACAAATGTAACAATGTCTCATCCAGGTTCTGTCAGGCACCAAGGATACTTGCTTCGCTTCTGCAGTCGAAACTCTGCAGCAAATTAGGTTTGTCCTCTTAAGCATATGAATGGACAAATAGGCTCATCTGATACgaatatatttatttgtgaAGTTTATCTTGTCCTTGGGTTTTCAGTACAACATTCACCCCATCAGACAAGCTCCATGTGATCCAGCTGACCTTCGAGGAGATCACAAAAGAAGTGCAGTCACTTCTGAATCAGGACTTCCTGTGGTCCATGGATGACCTATTTCCCGTTTTCCTCTACGTGGTCCTGCGTGCTCGGTGAGCGCCAACATTTTTGGATTCATTTATATCCATCTATAAATGTGGGTCAAATGTAgcgaaaaaattttttttcgtCAAATATACTAGAATTAGAAACCTCGGGTCAGAGGTCAACCTGATCGAAGACCTGATGGACCCTTGCATCCAGCACGGAGAGCATGGAATCATGTTTACAACTCTGAAGGTGATGACTTTCATAAGTGATGGAGGCCATAAATGTTGACCTCTAGTCGAATTTTGCTCCCgatacaaagggaaaaaaaagcgacTGTCACTGACTGAGTGAAGCTCTGGAAATGTTCTCTGTCCAACCACAGGCCTGTTACTACCAGATCCAGCATGAGAGGATCACTTaatgctgcagcagcagctACTTTGACCGACGCGTGCGCCGTGGCTCCTCCCCCCGCCATCAGCCCTGCCACTAAGCGCTCCATCTGCTGCTGGCATTTATAGGATAGGAAGACCGCCTTCCCCCTTTTGTGACCACGAGCGGCCGCCGCAGTGTTGTTCCCGCCATGTACAGTATGCACTACTTCCACATGTGAAAAAAATCCTGAACGTTTTGACAAGTTATCTGAGCGTGTACAACACTATACATAGTaattccttctctttttttttttctgtcagaaGACATgattgattttaatccatcaggGCTGTCCGTGGGACAATTGCAAGCCTGTAAAGCAATTCAAGCCATAAATCTAGCAAGCAGTGCTCCAGCtagccaaaaaaataataataaattggacAGAAAGCATACTAGGGTCGACGCAACGGAACCCGATGCATGCTCGTTTACTGTAGGTCACAGTTCTCACAAACGTTGTCATTTTGTAAGAATTCACTACAGATTGTTTAATCATTGTGATTATTTGGTGTTCTCTGATTATTTAAATGTGAAAGTGATTGCAGCCACAACTGAGACCTTCTTGTGAATGACACTAAAAACAGACTATTTTTCCTCAGTTTACATCTTTCTCAATTTGACTGGGAAGAAGCATACAGAGGATCttgaaagtctacacacccctgctcagatggcaggtttttgcaatctggaaaaaaaaaaaggtgcgtcTGATAAAAATTTATTGAGTTGTACAGCAAATAGGTGACATTCACAAATATTTTGGTCCGGCATTTGAACACGGGTGTGTAGACTTATACAGTAAGTGAAATGATTTAACTGACGTGAAGGAAGCGTTTGATTTACGCTCCGGTTATTATGAATTTAAGGCCTCGTTGCTGCTAAAACGATGGCTATAAAACTGAAGTTGTCTTTATTATTGAATGTGAACAAATGATATGTGACAATAAAGATATGTTTTGTTGAGGAATTCTTGGTTGTTACGGTTTGGACTGCGACTCGTAATTGTCAATTATTTTATCTTTCTTTTCTtaatattttcaaatgatttATCAATGATAAAAAAATCATCGATGAATCATTCCACCTCTAATGGGCACGAAATGAAACAGAGTTCCATTTTGGTCCAATGTTTTGTTCTTTAATATTTGAAGGGTTTAAAACTAAGCCGCTTGTcactcaaacaaaaacaagtcacGCAGAAGAAAGAAATCTGTGGTTGTGCTCGCTGACCAGTGAGAAAAGTTTTGCGACACCTGAATCCCGCGCACAACTCTGCCTGCCGGAAAGAGTTAAGAAGATTTATCGGCTGCCTGGCAACGAGCCAGCCGGTGAGGGAAGAACTGGCTTCCGGTGGTCCGAGGCAACAGGCTCACTTGCCCTGGATTAAGTGGGATCGAGGAGATTACAGCTCACTCACTCTTCGTAGATTGATGACAGCGTTTTGTCCTCTTTTGTGCTTGCTCTCTTGGGAATGATTCACCAAcaaatagtctttttttttttagagtgaTAAAAAGTCCAACATCCACAGAAAAGAAAATCTTGTGACGTCATTTGGACTCCGGAGGTATGATGCACTTTTTGTGTAAGTACTTTGGGTTACATCGATTTCCTTTTCAAATATACTATGCTTGACCATATGTTGTATTTCAAACcttttaaatgtaatttaacATCTGACAAGATGAaacaattcacttttttttttatataagggTACAATCGACTGCTATGTACAATAAAATCCTGTAATAAATCAAATCTTGACTTTATTCAGCCCGATACATTGTTTTTGCAAGCGGAGATCGACGTATTCTTTGTATTAGTCGCAGTGATGTTACAACCGGCGTGAACCCATTAACCCCTGATCTTTTCACACCGACAACCAGCTCGAGACTGGATTAACAGTAGAAAAGTGGGTCAATTGTCACACAAAGCTTCCAAAACTCCACCCGGTCGGTGTGTGTATTTGTCAGTGAGCTCCATGAAAACTCCCTTTTTTCTAATTTGTAGATTCTTCAGCTGCTCAGGGTCAAAGGTTGAGGCTCTAGTGACCATGAGGCAGGCGGTGGAGGCTCAGGTATTAAGCTCCCACTGTGAACTGGGAGAACAAGGTGAGTAGGAACAGCAGTgatggtcccccccccccaccagcaCCATTAGCACTGCAGCCATCTGTGGCTAACTGTTGCGTGTTGCAGGACTTCGGCAGATCCTGACAGATGTAGTAGAGGAAGTGAGGCGGACGGTGAATCAGGACATCGATGGAGCAGAGATTCTCCAAAGTCTACTCAACGCCTCCTGGTTGCAGTCGCTGCTCAAGGTGAACGTGCGCACACACCTACGCACACCCAACCGTGTGTAGACACTGAATGTTGGTATAATACAGACACACAAAGTATAGTTACACAACTGACTGCAATATTTGCCATTCTCCAGAGGATCAAGAATATATGCAAGTGACTATTGTGTATCTTCACCCTTTGTGTCCAAATTGattaaagcacaggtgtcaaactcaaggcccaagggccagatacggcccaccatgtcattttatgtggcccgcaaagacaaattgtgaaaTTCATGttattactaaaattgcaaattgtcttcacttttaaaaatcattttttgaaaaatatttgaacaggttTTACTAGTCTGAGAAAGGCCTGATGGAATAATGATGTCACACTCTTGGCAGGTGTACGAGTGTCTTCAAAGATACGTGCGAGACTCCCCGGCGCCAGTTCTGGACGATGCTTGTGGGCTCTCATTTCaggtttcacttttattttcctttggATGCTTTTCTGTCGCTGGATGTTTTTTCCACACGGACTTtatccttcatgcgcagttgcTGATTGACATCAAGGCGTTGCCGGGCTGCTCCGAGGAAGCTAAAGAGCTTGACCGACTCCTACGGCAGCCTCACCTGCAGGTAGGCCAGGAATTCTGACGGCTTTGATTTTTGCCCCGACTACAAGCCTTTTGCAACGCCCACGCAGGCTCTACTTTCTGCGCACGACACGGTGGCCCAAAAGAACTACGAGCCCGTGTTGCCGCCGATGTCTGCTGATGTtccagaggaagaggaggccacCAGGATCGTGTGCCTGGTCAAGAACAAGCAGTCGCTGGTGAGCCGCAAAGAGAAAATCGTTCTTGTAAATCGAGATTCAATCAGCTGAGGTTTGACCTGATTCGACAGACGCCACCTGAAATCGGAAGTGGGTCACATTTTGATGGGATCGCCCGGTATTATCGTGACACGCGACCTAATTTATTTGACGagattttgcttcttttttcgaATGCTTCTTTGCATCCATCAAATTGCGATTGTGCCGTGAGCCTGCAGATGGCACGACGAGCAGAGAGTTCCAAACTTTGTTGTTTCGCAGCTTTGCAGCTGTCTGAGAACTCACTCGGAACCGTCTGCCACACCCCCTCGTGTGGCCCAAAACCCAAGAACGGGAATCTGCAGTCACTGGGACACCCTGAGGCGCCTAACACGGCAGAGACTTCACTTAGATGGGTCGTTGGGGTCCGACCCGGATGAGACGGCTCCGGTAGTACGCAGAGGCAGCTACCCATCGGCGGAAGCTGCGGGTCAGGAAAGAGTCGGACCACGTGGTCGACCTTGCTGCGAGGCCATGAGCCGCAATTGTAAACCAATGAGCCAGTGTGGACTTTGTCACACCGACCTCCTCTGGCAGCAGAACGTAAACAACTCTTCTCCTTCGGTTTACAACTCGGTCCTGATTGGTAAGAAATGATCATCTGTCAGCCATCTTCAACCATTTtctcatcattcatccatccatcacgtcGGCCACTACGGTTCATCGATTGTAACGCCAGCGACcatcttttttgtctttttggagaCAACTTCATTGAAGAGATAGATGACAGGAATGAGGATCAATCGTCTCCGCAGCCAATGGCACACCAGCGTGGGCCCGTGTCCCCGCCTTGTTTCTCTGTCCCCTACTACACCAACATGGACCACCACCTCCACTCAAATCTGCCTCCGAGGCTGAGAGAACAGCGCAGTCGCACGGCGCCCCCCAGCCCCGTGTGCCCCCAGCGGCTGGCAAAAATCCCTCCTCTCACAAAGCCGGCCAAGCGGGAGAGTCTGGACGAGCTGCGGAGCGCGGTGGAGCTGGCCGCCAGCTCCATGGAGAGCAGCACCAAGGACATCCAGCTCCTCGGGGAGAAGATGGCAAGTGCGACGGAGCGCATGTCCGAAACGGTCCACGACAACTCCCAGGCTCTGAGCTTGCTCAGCCAGGTGGTCGATCGGCTTCAGACGGTCCTCGATAGCGGCAGGACGGAGAGGAACCTCCCGCTAGCCAAATCTGCAGTTGTCGAGCAGCACAGATTTGCCGCGAAGAGCATGCAGCGGCCTTCTCTTTCCTCCATACCTTCGCTCCTGTCTTCATCATCCAGCTCCCTCAGCAGCTGCCCGGATGTGCCCACCACCTCCCAGGCTAGCAGCTGTCTATCTGGATCCCGCTACGGCTCGCCAAGCTGCAAGCCCAAAAATCCTCCAAAAATATGGCATCGCCTTACTAACGGCACCTTGGAAGGAGCCAAAGCGGCTTCCACTGCTGCCAAAGGTCTCTCCAACCAGCGGAAGAAAGGCAAGAAGACGTAACGTGAGAGGTGGAGCAAGGGAGAAATCCACCTCTTGGATTGTTCAAGATTCTTTGCGGTAGTTGGATATTTTCTTTGTCATGTCGTTCTCCATCGCCATCGTTTTCCTTCGTTCTGATGAACACTTCCGCGCTCTGCTCTGTTTGaaggtttttttcttccatttcatGACAGCCCATCTGCCTGAATCCACCAGCTGTTCTGCTCACACTTTATGTGTTCTCCCCTTTTCTGTCGTAGGGAGCAACGATAAAAAGAAACGAAATCACGGGGGAGATTTTTGTGGCTCGGGTGATTTACGGAGGCCTGGCTGATCGCAGTGGTGAGTTCTGCCTTCAACCCTTGGAACTGTCCCACTGTGGACTATCTCCAAATTACAAAAGTCTAAAACAGCACAGGCTATGAATACAGTTTGAAAAGTAACTCCTAATTTGAATTGTGAGAAGTTTTTTGGCCGTGGGTCAAAATTGGCTATGCTGGAGCATTCGGTTATGGCTGGATGAAAAATGACGGTCAGTGTCGATGATGCCGAAGCCCAAATGAAAGTCTGaataatttatatattatattatattatattatattatattatattatattatattatattatattatattatattatattatattatattatattatattatattatattatattatattatattatattatattatattatattatattatattatattatattatattatattatattatattatattatatcatattttatcatattatgttatattatgttatattatattataggtCTGCTCCACGCGGGGGACCGCATCGTGGAGGTGAATGGATTCCCGGTGGACGGCTTGGAGCCAGAACAAGTCATTCAAGTTGTGGTAGGTTGTCAGATTTCATACGCGTCTGTTCTATcgggagcttcttttttttttaaatattcacaCCTGCGGAGTGGACAATTTCAAACTGAAAAAGTCCACTGATTTGTTGTTGTTCCAACCAGCAGGCTAGAGCACAGGGAACCATCATGTTCAAAGTGGTCCCCATCACTGACAGGCCAATTCACAACCACACCATGGTGAGTCTCTTCTAATTTTATCATCAACATTTACAATAATATAAAACTATTAAAAATGGACAACCTTGCTCTAAAAAGTGACTTATTCAAACTTACTGAATTGaacaaacaaaagtgaaaataataaAACCTAAACTATGAAAACCCCAACCCTTGTTACGCAACAGCTTTACGTGCGCGCCATGGCGGACTACAACCCACAACAAGATCCCAGCATCCCCTGCACGGATGCCGGCGTGACCTTCAGGAAAGGAGATGTTCTGGAGATTGTAGACCAGACGGACGCTCTGTGGTGGCAGGCCAAGAAACTGCCCAGCAACGAGACTTGCGCGGGCCTCATCCCCTCCAGCGAGCTCCTCAAACGGTACGTTGGAACCTCTGCCGTCTACACAAGTGGAATCATCTTCGCTGACATGAAAATATGCATGGTTGCAGGAAGCAGAGGGACTTGCAGCCTTATCAGCCGCACACCTGTATACACATACGTGAGTTCACATGACATTTGTATCCCGACGGGCCTGATTTGCTGGAGAATTGCAAGCCATCAAAATTGAATGATGCTGATTAATTTAGAAATTCATCGTTCTTGCAATACAAACAAGTATTTTCCGCTCAAGTAGATATTTCTGAAATACCAGAAACAAAAATTGCACCGATCAATAATTTTTTactatatttatttaatcatcTACATTTTTCTAGACAATTTTTTCGTGTTGGTGTGGTCCAATTCCAATTCCAATTCTGCCCTTggtttttttctttagtttttcgtaataataatgatgaccaTAAGAAGAAtataattgatttatttatcattatgttatgttatgttatgttatgttatgttatgttatgttatgttatgttatgttatgttatgttaggttaggttaggttaggttaggttaggttaggttaggttaggttagattagattagattagattagattagattattattattatcatctgcAAAAACATGGACAAAGAATAATAAGATGGTATCATGCTGACGTATTAACGTACGCAATTGTGTCTCATCACCCGCTTGCCTTGCTGAAGTGAGCACAGTGGAAGAAGGTACTGCTCAGTTACCTCGTTTGATGAAACATTACACATTTATCATTTCATGTACTTTATTTCAATCTTCTCCCCGCAGAGGAGGACCTCATGGCCATCGATGAGAAATGCGTCGAAGCAGGTAAATGTTGGCTTCACCCAGCAAGTGTGCAGTCAAATTCAACATTGAGTAACTTCCACTGTGTgaattttctttctctctccccgGCCCAGATGAGGAGGCTTTTGAATCTGGTAGGTAAGtctttgtttgctttctgttctgaTTTGTTCTGATGTACGTACACAATGTGTGGCAATCCGTTCTTCCCGCTAATCATCTTTTACCTCTTGTTTCTTTTCACGTGCTTTCTGGATACGGAACATCAGACGAGTTACGAGTCGGTGAGAgattaaaacatttcatttatttattgattatttttatttattgttattcatttatttatttttattgacttatttattttatttgtatttttatttttttgttattattaaatCTAAAATATTCTCAAATATTTCAAAGGACTTTTATCCTTTCCCTCCTTTGACTATATATTTTATATCGAATAAATACTTTTGCATTAACTTTGCAGTAGGATCCCAAATTAGGACATTTGTACTCATTCAACATTTCCTTTTGCTTCCCATTTAAATTGTTTAAGAGCGGGATGATTTCAGCAGCGGCGTCGCCGGAGTATACCTCGGTGTGTCACCCGTCGCTCATCTGCATTCAGACATAGATGGATTTGGAAgaatgtcttttgtttttctcagctGGTTTCAGGCAGAGCTTGCGTCGATGCCGCAGACGCTTTCACAGCAGCGCCCAAATGTTCTGCCCCAACAAGTGTTGCTATAACTGCAGCGGTGCCCTCAACTGTGCCTACGAGGAGGTCGTGCGCTACCAACGCGACTCCACTGATGTACATCGCCTCGTTGCCCTGTTAGGTACATGacgtttgtgcaaaaaaaaaaaagaaattgggtaaAGGTCAGGAAAAATAACTTTTGTCTTAGGCCCATCCGGCGTGGGCGTGAATGAACTTCGCAGACGCTTGATTGAAATGAATCCTCACACGTTCCAAGGAGCGGTACCTCGTATGTGCCCACTATTTTATAATAACACACATAgagtcctaaaaaaaaatagttgaagAAGAACACCTTTTAATTTCCCTTTAACAGACACCACAAGAGCACCCAAAGGTTACGAGGAGTCTGGCAGAGAATATCACTTCACCAGTCGAGAGGTCTTCGACAAGATGGTGCACAAAAGCAGGTCTGATTTCAACTCCCCTAATAACTATATTTGTGATGGGATCCTTAAAATGTGTTCGGACTCTGCTCCCTGTGCTAACTGTACCTGCTCCTGCAGGTTCTTGGAGTACGGTGAGTACAAAGGACATCTGTACGGCACCAGCAGAGAAGCTGTGAGGGATGTTTTAAACAACGGCAAGATTTGCGTCATTGATATCGAAGCAAACGTGGGTGGCCGTTTTCGTATCGTCGTGTGTACAAAGACACAAATACTTTTCTCAAGTCAGCATGCCTGTGCCGTAATTTAGGCCATTCAAGCTGTTAGAACACATGACCTGCGGGCTTACATCATCTACGTGAAGCCGCCACCGCTGGAGCAACTCAGAGAAACGAGGAAGGACTCGTACATAACCACAGACTACTACGTCAACCGGTCCTTCAAAGTGAGTGTGAGGATCTGCAGGTAAGATGTTAAGAAGACAGAATTGACGTGTTGCCACCTCTGTCTGATAGGATGAAGACTTCCAGGAGATGGAGGAGGCTGCCCGCAAGCTCGAGACCCACTACTCGCAGTTTTTTGATTGTGTGATCGTCAACAACGACTTGCAGGAGTCCTGCGTCCAATTGCTGGCCGCCGTGAGGAAAGCGCAGGATGAGCCGCAATGGGTCCCCACCGACTGGATACGACCCACCGCAGACTCGTAGACAAAATTGCATGCATAATAATGTCTTAGTCCAATTAGATATGTCCTTGACTTGtctcaacaacaaaaatcatggCTTATTTTGTTCAACGTTTACAATTTAGACTGTGAGGTCATTTGTTATtcactgcttttgtttttattgttcatGTCGTATTTTAAAAGGGATCACTGCGTGCAATGCATGCCAAAACACGTTAAAATTGTTGCTAAAAAATTGTTTACATTGTTGTGAAGCTTAAATTATGACCGATTTGGTACTTTGAAAGAATGAACTCTTTAAAACACTAATAAAACTTGTCAAGTCTGACTGGCTCtcgtgcttttattttgacaaaACCGGAAGCTAGTTGTTCCAACAGCACTAACTACTTCCGGTTCGGGCGGTTTGTAGCGGTACCTCAATGTGgcaagcaaaataaacaaaaacaaaacaaatactccaTGTAATGTTTTCAATTGACACTGGATCtgattatgaatttaaaaatacgTTTATTTCGGGAAATTTGACCGAAACATGGACAGCGAACTCTCCAAGGTAACTAACGCTCCTATTTAGAAGTAACCCCGACTTTGCATTCAATGCATGCTTGTTCGCGAAGTTACaaacgtttttatttatttattttatttactcttGAGCTAAGCAAGTCAATAAAGTTGAAATATTTTACAATACGGTCCAATCACGATGCGTAAACGTGTGTTTACTTTTGCAGAAAAC
This region of Syngnathus typhle isolate RoL2023-S1 ecotype Sweden linkage group LG2, RoL_Styp_1.0, whole genome shotgun sequence genomic DNA includes:
- the mpp4b gene encoding MAGUK p55 subfamily member 4; protein product: MRQAVEAQVLSSHCELGEQGLRQILTDVVEEVRRTVNQDIDGAEILQSLLNASWLQSLLKVYECLQRYVRDSPAPVLDDACGLSFQLLIDIKALPGCSEEAKELDRLLRQPHLQALLSAHDTVAQKNYEPVLPPMSADVPEEEEATRIVCLVKNKQSLGATIKRNEITGEIFVARVIYGGLADRSGLLHAGDRIVEVNGFPVDGLEPEQVIQVVQARAQGTIMFKVVPITDRPIHNHTMLYVRAMADYNPQQDPSIPCTDAGVTFRKGDVLEIVDQTDALWWQAKKLPSNETCAGLIPSSELLKRKQRDLQPYQPHTCIHIQEDLMAIDEKCVEADEEAFESDELRVERDDFSSGVAGVYLAGFRQSLRRCRRRFHSSAQMFCPNKCCYNCSGALNCAYEEVVRYQRDSTDVHRLVALLGPSGVGVNELRRRLIEMNPHTFQGAVPHTTRAPKGYEESGREYHFTSREVFDKMVHKSRFLEYGEYKGHLYGTSREAVRDVLNNGKICVIDIEANAIQAVRTHDLRAYIIYVKPPPLEQLRETRKDSYITTDYYVNRSFKDEDFQEMEEAARKLETHYSQFFDCVIVNNDLQESCVQLLAAVRKAQDEPQWVPTDWIRPTADS